The sequence below is a genomic window from Polyangiaceae bacterium.
GGCGCTTCTCTGCTTTCAGCGCTCCCTCGAATACGTTCATTACCGTGTGGAAAGCACCGCTGGTTAGCCAGAGTGCGCCAAGGGAGGCGAGGGGGGCGACCGCCGCACTCTCTGCGTAGCGCCCGAGCTGCTGGCTGAGCACGCTCTGGACATCCGTAGGGGTCCACTCAAGGAGCAGCGTCGCGCTCTCGAGCGCCTCCGGTCGGCGCCTCACCAGCAGGCCCAGGGCCCAACCGGCGAGCGCCAGCAGCGGGATCATCGCCAAGAAGAGGTCGAACGCCATCGCTCCTGCCACGCGCCCGGCGTGGTGCTCGAGCATGGCTAGGTAGAGTGAGCGCGCCCAACGCCGCAGACGTCCTGCCGAGAAAAAACGGTCTACGCGACCCAGCGCTTGCTCGCGGGCTCGATTCAACGTGGTTTGGGCAGGAGACGGCATCAGAAAGTCCGAGCTTTCGCTCGGCAGCGAATCATCGCATACGTATCGCCGTGAAGACGCACCAGCAAATCATCGAGATTTCCACCAACGGCGTGGGATTTCGGGACATTACCCCACAGGTCGCACAGGTGGCCCAAGCTTCAGGGGTGTCCATGGGGCTGTGCACGGTCTTCGTTCGCCATACTTCGGCGAGCCTGGTGATCCAGGAGAACGCGGATCCCGCCGTCTTGCGGGACCTCGAGCGCTGGATGGCTGAGCAGGTCCCGAGGGCTCGAAGCTGGGAGCATGACGACGAAGGGCCCGATGACATGCCTGCGCATGTGCGGGGCGCGATCACCAAGACCAGCGAGAGCGTTCCGCTCGTCAACGGGCGCCTCGGGCTGGGTACTTGGCAGGCGATCTACTTGTGGGAGCACCGGGATCGCCCCCACACGCGCCAGCTGATCGTACACGTATTCGGCGATTGATGCGGGGGCCCGCGGCAACGCGATAGCTCGCGTTTATACCGTGCGGAACTGCGATTGGTGTGATTCTCAGACACCAACGTGTGCCTGCGTCGCACGGCCATGGCCTGGCCACGGTGCCCCAGAGCGCGGAACACGGCGCGCACCAATCTTGTGGCTCCCGGTGTGCGAAGGCGGTTTCGCTGAATCATCGCGATCTTTCGCATCCGCTCTCTTGCCTTCGGCCACGGGCACTAGCGCTGCGCTGCGTGGCACGCCGCTTGCGATAGCACCGGCAGGCCATGTGGGCCGAACAACGTATCCTTGAGGATATGAACTCGGAGTGGCTCGCGCGCTCCGCGTCATGCGCTTGACCTAAAGACTCGCCGAGAAGCCGTGCGCCTGCGCGTGCTCGAACGCGAGCGGGAGACAACCATGCAAGAGAACATCGCTGCCAAACTGCTCGAACAGCACCGGGACTATGCGGCCGCGGAGGCGCTGGTAGACATCGAAGGCCTTTCGAGCGCTCGGGTGTGTCGCTTCCTGAACGATCTCGTGCGCAACATGGCCCCTGAGGAGCACTACCTCGAGGTTGGAACCTGGAAAGGGCGCACCTTGATGTCCGCTGCGATCGACAATCCAGGGCGCACCTGTTTCGCCTGCGACAAATTTCGCTTGGTAGGTCGGTTCACCGGGCTTGGCTGCCTCGCCAAGCAGGCGCTCTATCGAAATATCGAGCGCTATCAGGAGCGGAGCGCGCGCATTGTCTTCCACCACACGACCAGCGCACGGCTCTTCAGGGAGCAGCGAATTCCGCCGCCCATCGGCGTGTACTTCTACGACGGTGACCACTCCTTTGCGGGGACCTATCACGGCATCGCGTCGGTTGAGCCTCTGCTCGCCGCGCGTTCGGTAGTCTTGGTGGACGACTGGAACGACCCGGTGATCCGCGGGGCGACGCGGGAGGCGCTACGCGCTGGCACGCTGGACGTGCTCTGGGAGCGCGAGCTCGAGGGCGACCACACGGAGGCTGGCTGGTGGAACGGGCTAGGCGTTTTCTACGTGGAGCGACGCAGCGCCGCGCTCGAAGCGAGCGCTATCGCGGCGCAGTAGAGCCGCCACGACACAGTAGAGCCGCCTCGACGCAGCCGCCGCCGCGGCTGTGAGCACGAGCTCCGGTCTAGCAGTGGGGACCGAAGCTCAAGACGTACTGGTAGGGCAGGGTTTTCAGCTCGTCGCAGAGCTGAAAGCCCGCGGCCTCCATCTCGGTGTGCGTTTGGTCTTGTGAGATCTTGTGCTTGTCCGGCGGACCCACGGGCAAATCACCGAGCTTGAAGTCGACAATGACGACGCGCCCCTTCGCGGACAGCTTCTTCGCGACGCCTTCGAAATAGGGCACACGCTCAGAGATGTGGTGATAGGTGTCCACGACGAGCACCAAGTCGAGGTTTGGGGGGAGCTTCGGGTCGTCCTGCGCTGCGAGCACCGTGATCACGTTGCCGAGCTTCGCCTTTTCCGCGCGGCTTGCCAGGTGCTTTAGCAACTTGTCCTCGATGTCGACCGCGAATACTTTGCCCTTCGGCACACGCTTGGCGAGCCGCACGGAGAAGTAGCCTGTTCCCGCGCCCAGGTCCGCGACCAGCGCGTTTTCGGGCAGCTTCAGGAAGTCGAGTACCGCGTCAGGCTTCTGCCACTCATCGCGCTCCGGGTCGTCGAAGACCTTCGCCCAGCGTTCGGGATCCTCGAAGCGATGGTTCGCCGTCGTCGAGTGGTGTCCAGGGTGTCCCCCACCGCCGGCGTGATGGCCGTGGTGTCCAGGCTCAGCATGCCCAGCGTGAGCGGGTCCAGGCGATGTACTGCTTGCAGCGGTCGCGCTCGCGGCTTCGGAAGGTGACTGGGCAGGCTCGGTCGCGTTGCCGCCGCACGCGCTCGGTGTGAGGGCGAGGGTGAGGAGCAGCGCAGCTGCCCCAGTCGCACGAGACACTTCGCGATCACGCGCCATCATGGGATGAGGACCAGCTTTCCTGTCGTCTTGCGCTCCTCCAGGTCACTCAATGCACGCACCGCGTCGCGCAAAGGAAACGAGCTGGGTGCATCTGGACTGATGATGCCCTTGTGCACCAGCTGCATGACCTCGCCGAGACACGGCATCATCAAGTCGGGGCGCTTCTGCGCCATCACCGCCAAGTGATAGCCGATGACCTCGACAGGCTTGAAGATCAGCGTGGTGTTGTCGATCACCGCTTGCTTGGCCGTCGCGGAGCCGAAGACCACGATACGCCCATAGGGCTTAACCGCGCGGAAATTTCGCTCAAAGACCTCTCCGCCCACCATCTCCAACACCAGGTCGACACCGGCCCCTTCAGTGCGCGCCTTGATCTCTGCGACGAAATCCTGCGTGGCATAATTGATCAGCTCGTCCGCCCCATGGGCCTTTGCAAGCTCCAGCTTTTCCTGATTGGAAGCGGTGGCAAAAACCTTCGCACCGAGGTGCTTCGCGAGTTTCGTAGCGGCCAAGCCTACGCCGCCCGCCGCCGCGTGGATCAACACCGATTCGCCTTCTTGGAGTCGCCCGACCGTGCGTAGGCAGCCGTAGGCGGTGAGCCACTGCACAGGAAACGCCGCGCCTTGTTCCATCGTCCAGCCTTCAGGCAGCGGCAACAGGTTTCCCGCGGGCCACGCGATGTACTCCGCGAAAGCCGACACACCGTAGCCCATCACGCGGTCTCCGACGTTCAGGCCGCAGCCTTCCGTCGTTTGAACCACCTCACCAGCGGCCTCGACGCCCGCGATGTAGGGGGGCTTCGGTCCGCCCGCGTAGAGCCCGCGCGCCTGCATCACATCGGCGTAGTTGATGCCCGCCGCCTTCACCTTCACCAAGACTTGGCCAGGCTTGGGCTCTGGTATCGGCTGCGCCTTGAGGCTGAGCGCGCTCACCCCGGACAAACTCTCCGCCACCACTGCCTGCATTGTGTCTGCCATGCAACGGCTGGCTTACACCGACGCTCGGCGAGGACTCAAGTCAACCCGCAAGCCCCAAGCCGGCGTGGGCTCATTTTCAGCGTGAGCCGCACGGCCAGCGATTTTCTGGGGCGGGTTGGCATGCGGTGTGATGCAGGCGCGGGAAGTGTAGCGCAGCGTGGATTCAAGGCGCGGCCGGCGGAGCGGCCTTCGGTGCCGCAGGCTCATCGGCGGGGACGAGGAAGTTCGTTCCGCTCTTGCTCTCGAGCACTGCGTCCAGGCTTTTCACTCCACCGTCTGCCGTCTCGATGTCGTCGTACACGTACCAGGCGGCCTGGACCCGTTCGCTGTCCAGGTCGAGGATGAAGAAGCCGCGCTGGGTGACGTTGGAGTACTTGATGTGCGGGTTCTCCACGAGCGCGTTCTTGACCACCGTGTCAATTCCAGCGGGAAATCCTGGAGAAGTTACGGCAGAGGTCACGAACTCGACTGCAACGGAGCCTTTGCCAGTCGCCGGGTCGTAGAAGTCCGTGTTGTTGGGATCGGGGGTGAGGTCGCAACCCCAGCCGCTGTGGATATCTCCGGTGAGCACCACGACGTTGTCGATTTGGTTGTCGCTGAGAAGCGACATGAACCGCTGCTGCGAGCCCGGGTAGCCTTGCCACTGGTCGTGGTTTACCAGCGTTCCGCCGCCCTCGGAGTTTGGAGCGCCGGTAGACTTGAGGAACGCCATCATCACCTGTTGCCCGACGATGCGCCAGGTGGCTTGGCTGGTCTTCAGCTGATCGTCGAGCCACGTCTCCTGGTCGTCTCCAAGCAGGCTGCGGCCGGGGTCTTCGACCGGTGCTTCACCGAGTAGCTTGCCATCCTCTTCGTCACGGCCCCAGAGGCGGGTGTCGAGGAAAACCAGATCTGCCAAATTTCCGTACGTAAACGATCGGAAGATCTTCCCGTCCTCGCCACCGCGGATCGGCATCCACTCGGTGTACGCCTTGATCGCCGCCGCCTTGCGCGTGGCCCAGTCGCCCTCTGTGGCCGGGTCGTGGTTCTTGGCGCCGTCCTTGTAAGAGTTGTCCGCGGACTCGTGGTCGTCCCACACGGCGATGAAGGCATGCTGCTTGTGGATCGCCTGCAGGTCGGGGTCACGCTTGTACTGAGAGTGGCGCATCCGGTAGTCCTCGAGCGTGAGGATCTCGTGCTCCGGTTCGTAGGTGCGCACGTCGCCGTACTCCCCGTTGCCGTACTCGTAGATGTAGTCACCTAGGTGCAACACGGCGTCTAGGTCCAGCTCCTGCGCCAGGTCTCGATAGACATGGAAATAGCCGTGAGCCATCGAAGAGCAGCTCGTGATCCCAAAGCGCAGTCTCTTCACATCACCTTCCGGGGCCGTCTTCGTGCGCCCAGCAGGAGAGGTGCGCCCGAGTGACTTGAAGCGATAGTAGTAGGTCGTGCCGGCGCTCAGCCCAGTGACGTCCACCTTCACGGTGAAGTCTCGATCCGCATTGGTCGTCACGGTGCCGACGGCGACACGCTTCTTGAACGAGGTGTCCGTACCGATCTCCCACCACACCTCGACAGCCTCATCGGATTTCTCTGGGGAAACGCGAGTCCAGAGGATGATCGCGTCGGTCAGGGGATCCCCGCTCGCGACGCTGTGCTGGAACAACGACTCGGGGCCAAGGGGCCCGTCGTAGGTGTACTGGTCGAGCTTGTCTTGCTCCTCCGCGGTGTCCTCGCTGCTGCACGCGAGGGGGAGGGTGGCAGCGCCGAGAGCGCCAGTTGACCTAAGGAAGTTGCGGCGAGAGAGGCTCATGTTCGGCTCCTATCGAGCCAGCATGCGTTCTCTGCGACGACTGTGTAACGGATTTGTGTCCTGGCGATCGCGGCGTTCGGTGCGTCGCTTACTTTCTGAGTTCCCCGCCGCCTCAAAGGCCGCGAAGTGCTTCAGGTTTCAACAGTCGTTCGTCACCACGGGCGATCACTGCGTCGAGGATGCGCAACACTTCGTCGCGATCTCGTGGCAGCTCGCTCCTCAGCGGGAGGTAGTTGCTCGCGTGATTCGATGAGAATCGGCAGGCGCTGAGTCTGCTGTCGGCGACGATGGTGCGCAGCTCCTGGAGCATCCTGAACTTGCCTGGCAGGCGGAACTCCCCTCGCTCGGCGGCCTCGAAGAGCGGCGTGCCTGGTACCAAGGTGGTGGTCAGCGCACCGGCGTAGGTCGGGTCCATTTCCGTAAGGAGAGAAGCTGTGTGCTTTGCGTGTTGTTCCGAGAGCTCCTCACCCCCAACCCCGAGCAAGACCATGACGGAGTGGGCGATGCCTGCCGCCCTGAGCTTGGCTGCGGTGTCGATGCAATCCGCTCGGGTGCCGCCCTTGTCGATCAGCTTGAGCACTTCGTCGTCGCCCGACTCGAAGCCGTGGTAGACGATGCCAAGGCCCGCCTCCCGTAGCGCGGTCAGATCTTCGACGCTCTTGCGTCCCACGCTGCGCGTGTCGCCGTACACACCGACACGTTCGATCCAGGGCAGCTCTCTCTGCACCGCTTCCAGGATCTGTAGGAGCCGTTTCGTTGGCAGGATCAGTGCGTCCCCGTCGCACAGAAACAGCTTCTCGAAGCGAGGGCCCATCGCCTTTGCCGTCTGGATGTCGCGCTCGACGATCTCCCAGGGTTTGATGGTGAAGCGCTTGTCTCGATACATATCGCAGTAGCCACAGCGGTTGTGGCTGCAGCCAACGCTCACCTGGAGCAGGAGGCTCCGTGCTTCAGAGGGCGGACGGAAAATTCGGCCGACGTAGTCCATGCGGCCGAGAGCCTAGCATTCCGCACGGCGCGGGCGACGAGCGGGCGATGAGGGGAGAAATTGCCGTCGACGCGAGCAGCGAGCGTCCGGAACCCAACGTTTCCAGCGATTGAGTCTCCCCTTGGACTTGCAATCGCGCCCGAATCGCCCCAGAAGCTTTAGCGTGGAGCGCTCCCCCTACTGGCTCTTCCTGTCGCCGCGCGCGTCTTCCGCGCGCTGCCTGCGGGTGCCTCGTCCATGACACTCAGCTTCGCCACGCTCTCGTGGGTTGGTTGGTTCGCCGTCGTGCTCAGCGCTTGGTGGCTGCGCTCTCGCCCCTACGCCATTTTCCGTGGGGTAGTGATTGGCCTTCACAACCTGATGGCCATCTCCATCTATTCGCGCCTGCCGGACCTACCTGCGCTTCAGTATTTGTTCGTCTACCTCCACACGATGGTGTTCGTGCAGGCGGTGCTACTGATCTGGCCGCGCTTGATGCCCTTCGGCTATCGCTTGCTCGTGAGTTTGCCGGCGTCGTGGTTCGCGGCGAGCACGCTGTTCACATTCCCTTGGGCGATCACCAATGCTCTCGGTTGGAGCGTGCCCGGAGCCTGGGTGCCGTACTTGATCGGTATGTTCGGTTTGGCTCAGTCGCTGCGCACCCGGGAGACTGAGGTGCACATTCGGGCCGGACGCTTCGGCGAAGCGGTGTCCAAGGAAGACGCCGAGCACTCCGAACTACGACGTATCCGGGTGGAAAATAAGGCGCCGGGCAGTCGACCGCTGCGCATCGTACAGATCACTGATCCTCACCTCGGCCCTTTCATGAGTGTGGAGCGCTTGCGGCACATCGCTGAGCGCGCTGTGGCGCGCCAGCCGGATTTGGTGCTGCTCACGGGCGATTTCTTGACGATGGAGTCCCAGGCAGATCCCGGGCTCTTGGCCGCTGCGCTGGAGCCGCTTCTGGCGATGCCGGGGCGGGTCTTTGCTTGTCGGGGCAACCACGATCTCGAGGCGCCAGGCACGGTTGCCCGCGCCCTCCAGCACGCCGGCGTGGAGCTTCTGATCGACGAAGCGCGTGTGGTGGAGACCGAGCTCGGGCCGGTGCAGATCCTCGGTATCGATTTCGCATTTCGTGGGCGGAAGGAGCGCATGCAGGTGACGTGTGAGGCGCACCCCAGGGTCGCCGGCGCGCTGCGTGTGGTGCTGCTCCACGATCCTGGCGCCTTCATTCACCTCCCGCCGGGTGACGCGGATTTGGTGTTGTCAGGGCACACCCACGGCGGGCAAGTGGGGCTACTCAGCTTTGGCTTGCCCCACACCATGGTCACGCTGTTCAGCCGCGTGCCGGATCATGGTCTATGGGCACGAGGACTGGACCGTCTGTACGTGCACCGCGGCACGGGTCACTACGGATTTCCCCTGCGCCTCGGCGTGCCCTCGGAGGAGAGCGTGCTGTGCGTGCATCCCCCTGAGGCAAGCTAGTTGTTCGACCTGCGTCGGGCCTCGCGCCCTGAGTGGCTCAGCACGGTCCTGGGGGACCTGAATAGTTTCCTCGTGGATCACGCGGCCTGCGAGCGAAAGGCGTCGGCGCTCGGCATGAGCTTCGTGGTGCGCTACCCAGATCGCCACGAGATGCTCGA
It includes:
- a CDS encoding metallophosphoesterase: MTLSFATLSWVGWFAVVLSAWWLRSRPYAIFRGVVIGLHNLMAISIYSRLPDLPALQYLFVYLHTMVFVQAVLLIWPRLMPFGYRLLVSLPASWFAASTLFTFPWAITNALGWSVPGAWVPYLIGMFGLAQSLRTRETEVHIRAGRFGEAVSKEDAEHSELRRIRVENKAPGSRPLRIVQITDPHLGPFMSVERLRHIAERAVARQPDLVLLTGDFLTMESQADPGLLAAALEPLLAMPGRVFACRGNHDLEAPGTVARALQHAGVELLIDEARVVETELGPVQILGIDFAFRGRKERMQVTCEAHPRVAGALRVVLLHDPGAFIHLPPGDADLVLSGHTHGGQVGLLSFGLPHTMVTLFSRVPDHGLWARGLDRLYVHRGTGHYGFPLRLGVPSEESVLCVHPPEAS
- a CDS encoding radical SAM protein; translated protein: MDYVGRIFRPPSEARSLLLQVSVGCSHNRCGYCDMYRDKRFTIKPWEIVERDIQTAKAMGPRFEKLFLCDGDALILPTKRLLQILEAVQRELPWIERVGVYGDTRSVGRKSVEDLTALREAGLGIVYHGFESGDDEVLKLIDKGGTRADCIDTAAKLRAAGIAHSVMVLLGVGGEELSEQHAKHTASLLTEMDPTYAGALTTTLVPGTPLFEAAERGEFRLPGKFRMLQELRTIVADSRLSACRFSSNHASNYLPLRSELPRDRDEVLRILDAVIARGDERLLKPEALRGL
- a CDS encoding class I SAM-dependent methyltransferase yields the protein MQENIAAKLLEQHRDYAAAEALVDIEGLSSARVCRFLNDLVRNMAPEEHYLEVGTWKGRTLMSAAIDNPGRTCFACDKFRLVGRFTGLGCLAKQALYRNIERYQERSARIVFHHTTSARLFREQRIPPPIGVYFYDGDHSFAGTYHGIASVEPLLAARSVVLVDDWNDPVIRGATREALRAGTLDVLWERELEGDHTEAGWWNGLGVFYVERRSAALEASAIAAQ
- a CDS encoding YjbQ family protein, translating into MKTHQQIIEISTNGVGFRDITPQVAQVAQASGVSMGLCTVFVRHTSASLVIQENADPAVLRDLERWMAEQVPRARSWEHDDEGPDDMPAHVRGAITKTSESVPLVNGRLGLGTWQAIYLWEHRDRPHTRQLIVHVFGD
- a CDS encoding NADPH:quinone oxidoreductase family protein — encoded protein: MADTMQAVVAESLSGVSALSLKAQPIPEPKPGQVLVKVKAAGINYADVMQARGLYAGGPKPPYIAGVEAAGEVVQTTEGCGLNVGDRVMGYGVSAFAEYIAWPAGNLLPLPEGWTMEQGAAFPVQWLTAYGCLRTVGRLQEGESVLIHAAAGGVGLAATKLAKHLGAKVFATASNQEKLELAKAHGADELINYATQDFVAEIKARTEGAGVDLVLEMVGGEVFERNFRAVKPYGRIVVFGSATAKQAVIDNTTLIFKPVEVIGYHLAVMAQKRPDLMMPCLGEVMQLVHKGIISPDAPSSFPLRDAVRALSDLEERKTTGKLVLIP
- a CDS encoding alkaline phosphatase D family protein; translated protein: MSLSRRNFLRSTGALGAATLPLACSSEDTAEEQDKLDQYTYDGPLGPESLFQHSVASGDPLTDAIILWTRVSPEKSDEAVEVWWEIGTDTSFKKRVAVGTVTTNADRDFTVKVDVTGLSAGTTYYYRFKSLGRTSPAGRTKTAPEGDVKRLRFGITSCSSMAHGYFHVYRDLAQELDLDAVLHLGDYIYEYGNGEYGDVRTYEPEHEILTLEDYRMRHSQYKRDPDLQAIHKQHAFIAVWDDHESADNSYKDGAKNHDPATEGDWATRKAAAIKAYTEWMPIRGGEDGKIFRSFTYGNLADLVFLDTRLWGRDEEDGKLLGEAPVEDPGRSLLGDDQETWLDDQLKTSQATWRIVGQQVMMAFLKSTGAPNSEGGGTLVNHDQWQGYPGSQQRFMSLLSDNQIDNVVVLTGDIHSGWGCDLTPDPNNTDFYDPATGKGSVAVEFVTSAVTSPGFPAGIDTVVKNALVENPHIKYSNVTQRGFFILDLDSERVQAAWYVYDDIETADGGVKSLDAVLESKSGTNFLVPADEPAAPKAAPPAAP
- a CDS encoding methyltransferase domain-containing protein, producing MARDREVSRATGAAALLLTLALTPSACGGNATEPAQSPSEAASATAASSTSPGPAHAGHAEPGHHGHHAGGGGHPGHHSTTANHRFEDPERWAKVFDDPERDEWQKPDAVLDFLKLPENALVADLGAGTGYFSVRLAKRVPKGKVFAVDIEDKLLKHLASRAEKAKLGNVITVLAAQDDPKLPPNLDLVLVVDTYHHISERVPYFEGVAKKLSAKGRVVIVDFKLGDLPVGPPDKHKISQDQTHTEMEAAGFQLCDELKTLPYQYVLSFGPHC